Proteins from one Triticum aestivum cultivar Chinese Spring chromosome 7A, IWGSC CS RefSeq v2.1, whole genome shotgun sequence genomic window:
- the LOC123150819 gene encoding 3-ketoacyl-CoA synthase 6, which translates to MSSSSPQLRRLKPAYQCVVNNFLAVLAVPLAVAGAVGAARVGPEELLARMHALRPAHVFLAAFLPAAAGILYLMMRPRSVYLVDYACFRTKPSHRVPFGTFLEHAKLVTFIEGASIDERSVRFMTRLLERSGLGEETCLPPAHHFIPPYRNLEASRDEVELVIFSAIDDLLAKTGIRPDAIDLLVVNCSLFAPIPSFTDMIIRKYKMRSDIRNVHLSGMGCSAGLVSVGLARNFLQVAPRGSHALVVSTETITPNYYVGKERAMLLPNCLFRMGGAAALLSTSRAKARFRLSRVVRTLTGAQDNAYRCVYQEEDDEGHRGINLNKDLMTIAGDALKANITAIGPLVLPASEQLLFALSFIARRVFNNKSIKPYLPDFRMAFEHFCIHAGGRAVIDELQNSLGLSDEHVEASRMALHRFGNTSSSSLWYELAYIEAKGRMRRGDRVWMIGFGSGFKCNSAAWECIEPARDAQGPWADCVSRYPVDIPEVLKH; encoded by the coding sequence ATGAGCTCCTCGTCGCCCCAGCTCCGGCGCCTCAAGCCGGCGTACCAGTGCGTGGTGAACAACTTCCTCGCCGTGCTCGCCGTGCCGCTCGCCGTCGCGGGCGCCGTCGGCGCGGCGCGCGTCGGCCCGGAGGAGCTTCTCGCCAGGATGCACGCGCTCCGGCCCGCGCACGTCTTCCTGGCCGCGTTCCTCCCGGCCGCCGCGGGGATCCTGTACCTCATGATGCGGCCGCGCTCCGTGTACCTCGTCGACTACGCCTGCTTCCGCACCAAGCCCAGCCACCGCGTCCCGTTCGGCACGTTCCTCGAGCACGCCAAGCTGGTGACGTTCATCGAGGGGGCCTCCATTGACGAGCGCAGCGTCCGGTTCATGACGCGGCTGCTGGAGCGGTCCGGGCTCGGGGAGGAGACGTGCCTGCCCCCCGCGCACCACTTCATCCCGCCGTACCGGAACCTGGAGGCCTCGCGCGACGAAGTGGAGCTCGTCATCTTCTCCGCCATCGACGACCTGCTCGCCAAGACGGGCATCCGCCCCGACGCCATTGACTTGCTCGTCGTCAACTGCAGCCTCTTCGCGCCCATCCCGTCCTTCACTGACATGATCATCCGCAAGTACAAGATGCGCAGCGACATCCGCAACGTGCACCTCTCCGGGATGGGGTGCAGCGCCGGGCTCGTCTCCGTGGGGCTGGCGCGCAACTTCCTGCAGGTGGCGCCGCGGGGCTCGCACGCGCTGGTGGTGTCCACGGAGACCATCACGCCCAACTACTACGTCGGCAAGGAGCGCGCCATGCTGCTGCCCAACTGCCTCTTCCGcatgggcggcgcggcggcgctgcTGTCCACATCCCGCGCCAAGGCCCGCTTCCGGCTCTCCCGCGTGGTGCGCACGCTCACCGGCGCGCAGGACAACGCGTACCGGTGCGTGTaccaggaggaggacgacgagggccACCGGGGCATCAACCTGAACAAGGACCTCATGACCATCGCCGGTGACGCGCTCAAGGCGAACATCACGGCGATCGGGCCGCTGGTCCTGCCCGCGTCGGAGCAGCTGCTCTTCGCGCTGTCCTTCATCGCGCGGCGGGTGTTCAACAACAAGAGCATCAAGCCGTACCTGCCCGACTTCCGCATGGCGTTCGAGCACTTCTGCATCCACGCGGGCGGGCGCGCCGTGATCGACGAGCTGCAGAACAGCCTGGGGCTGTCGGACGAGCACGTGGAGGCGTCGCGCATGGCGCTGCACCGGTTCGGCAACACGTCCAGCAGCTCGCTGTGGTACGAGCTGGCCTACATCGAGGCCAAGGGGCGCATGCGCAGGGGCGACCGCGTGTGGATGATCGGCTTCGGCTCCGGGTTCAAGTGCAACAGCGCGGCGTGGGAGTGCATCGAGCCCGCGCGCGACGCGCAGGGCCCGTGGGCCGACTGCGTCAGCCGCTACCCGGTCGACATTCCGGAGGTGCTCAAGCATTAA